A single region of the Arthrobacter sp. PAMC25564 genome encodes:
- a CDS encoding ribose-5-phosphate isomerase, translating to MTTSTDFPRVHIATDHAGMELSAHLVSHLGAKGYDVVDHGPKAYDAQDDYPSFCINAARAVVADQEAGTNALGIVLGGSGNGEQIAANKVKGVRAALAWNLSTARLAREHNDANVVAVGGRQHSVDEATAIIEAFLTEPFSNDERHVRRIGKIATYERTGEVVE from the coding sequence GTGACCACCTCCACCGATTTCCCGCGCGTGCACATCGCCACCGACCACGCCGGCATGGAACTCAGCGCCCACCTCGTCAGCCACCTGGGCGCCAAGGGCTACGACGTGGTCGACCACGGGCCCAAGGCCTACGACGCGCAGGACGACTACCCGTCCTTCTGCATCAACGCCGCCCGCGCCGTCGTGGCCGACCAGGAAGCCGGCACCAACGCCCTCGGCATCGTTCTCGGAGGCTCCGGCAACGGCGAGCAGATCGCGGCCAACAAGGTCAAGGGCGTCCGCGCGGCCCTGGCTTGGAACCTCTCCACGGCCAGGCTGGCCCGCGAGCACAACGACGCCAACGTCGTCGCCGTCGGCGGCCGCCAGCACAGCGTGGACGAGGCGACCGCCATCATCGAAGCCTTCCTCACCGAGCCCTTCAGCAACGACGAGCGCCACGTCCGCCGGATCGGCAAGATCGCCACGTACGAGCGCACCGGCGAGGTCGTCGAGTAG
- a CDS encoding OsmC family protein produces the protein MSLDEHRYVLTVRWTGNRGEGTASYRGYSRDHDVEIPGLPVLHGSADPTFHGDRQRYNPEQLLLAALSQCHMLSFLHVAVKHGVIVTAYEDQAAGLMRTNPDGSGQFESVTLKPGVTVAAPVALELLEQLHAEANKLCFIARSVNFPVLHEPTARVDPQAG, from the coding sequence ATGAGCCTTGACGAACACCGCTACGTGCTGACGGTCCGCTGGACGGGGAACCGGGGTGAAGGGACGGCGTCGTACCGCGGCTATTCACGGGACCACGACGTCGAGATCCCCGGGCTGCCGGTGTTGCACGGCTCGGCTGATCCGACCTTCCACGGGGACCGTCAGCGCTACAACCCCGAGCAGCTGCTGCTGGCGGCACTGTCCCAATGCCATATGCTCTCCTTCCTGCATGTGGCCGTGAAGCACGGCGTCATCGTGACGGCGTACGAGGACCAGGCTGCCGGGCTGATGCGGACCAACCCGGACGGCAGCGGCCAGTTCGAGTCGGTCACGCTGAAACCCGGCGTCACCGTCGCCGCCCCCGTCGCCTTGGAGCTGTTGGAGCAACTGCACGCCGAGGCGAACAAGCTCTGCTTCATCGCCCGGAGCGTGAACTTCCCGGTGCTCCACGAGCCGACGGCCAGGGTGGATCCGCAGGCGGGCTGA
- a CDS encoding globin gives MTIPSAGEPRQPKMLMQNDPFSQPGYTDNFYDAVGGHETFVKLIDVFYDGVATDPLLRPMYPEADLGPAKRRFLMFLEQYWGGPTSYGEERGHPRLRMRHQPFRVTPEAKERWLHHMRTAVDALELAPLYEGTLWDYLERAALSMVNSPSEA, from the coding sequence ATGACGATCCCCAGCGCCGGGGAACCCCGGCAGCCCAAAATGCTGATGCAGAATGACCCGTTCAGCCAGCCCGGTTACACGGACAATTTCTACGACGCCGTCGGCGGCCATGAGACGTTCGTGAAGCTGATCGACGTGTTCTACGACGGCGTCGCGACGGACCCGCTGCTGCGGCCCATGTACCCGGAAGCGGACCTCGGCCCGGCCAAGCGCCGCTTCCTGATGTTCCTGGAGCAGTACTGGGGCGGCCCCACGAGCTACGGCGAGGAACGCGGACACCCCCGGCTCCGGATGCGGCACCAGCCCTTCCGGGTCACGCCCGAGGCGAAGGAGCGCTGGCTGCACCACATGCGCACCGCGGTGGATGCCCTGGAGTTGGCGCCGCTGTATGAGGGGACGCTCTGGGACTACCTGGAGCGGGCCGCCCTGTCGATGGTGAACAGCCCCTCGGAGGCCTGA
- the tig gene encoding trigger factor has protein sequence MKSAVENLTPTRVKLNVEVPFEELKPSIAEAYKTVASQIQVPGFRKGKVPSKLIDQRVGRGYVLETAINEGLNGWYQAAVQETGIRPLSRPEVEITEVPDPSATDGELKFHAEVDVRPEIELPDYEGIKVEVAAAESSDADVDKALDELRGRFGTLKSVDRPAADKDFLTIDIAASIDDTEVDSASGLSYQVGAGTMLEGLDEAVTGLSADEDAIFDTTLVGGEHAGEAAQVKVVVKSVKERELPEADDDFAQLASEFDTLAELREDLAKQAAESKVVEQGVEARDKVLDKLVELVEVPVPDSVVEEQLEQHFKAENSHGEEEHDTEEHRAEVKANTARAFQNEIILDAIADKEEVNVSQNELIDYIVSTASQYGMDPNQFAQIIDQSGQVPMMVSEVRRRKALAVVLGKAEVTDSEGNKVDLSEFVRPGGDEAPAEAATADEETAAATTAEQAATDSTPSDDPAAVKF, from the coding sequence GTGAAGAGCGCTGTCGAGAACCTCACCCCCACGCGGGTCAAGCTCAATGTTGAGGTCCCCTTTGAGGAATTGAAGCCCAGCATCGCAGAGGCATACAAGACTGTTGCTTCGCAGATCCAGGTCCCCGGTTTCCGCAAGGGCAAGGTCCCCTCCAAGCTCATTGACCAGCGCGTTGGCCGTGGCTACGTCCTGGAGACTGCCATCAACGAAGGCCTCAACGGCTGGTACCAGGCGGCTGTCCAGGAAACCGGCATCCGTCCGCTGAGCCGTCCCGAGGTCGAAATCACCGAGGTCCCGGACCCGTCCGCCACCGACGGCGAACTCAAGTTCCACGCCGAGGTTGACGTCCGACCGGAGATCGAACTCCCGGACTACGAGGGCATCAAGGTTGAGGTTGCCGCAGCAGAGTCCTCCGACGCCGACGTCGACAAGGCCCTTGACGAGCTCCGCGGCCGTTTCGGCACGCTGAAGTCCGTTGACCGCCCGGCCGCCGACAAGGACTTCCTGACGATCGACATCGCTGCATCCATCGACGACACCGAGGTCGACTCCGCATCCGGTCTGTCCTACCAGGTCGGCGCCGGCACCATGCTTGAAGGCCTCGACGAAGCCGTCACCGGCCTCAGCGCAGACGAAGACGCCATCTTCGATACCACCCTCGTGGGCGGCGAGCACGCCGGCGAGGCGGCCCAGGTCAAGGTCGTCGTCAAGTCCGTCAAGGAGCGCGAACTGCCCGAGGCCGACGATGACTTCGCCCAGCTCGCCTCCGAGTTCGACACCCTGGCCGAGCTCCGCGAGGACCTCGCCAAGCAGGCCGCCGAGTCCAAGGTCGTCGAGCAGGGCGTTGAGGCCCGCGACAAGGTCCTCGACAAGCTCGTCGAGCTCGTTGAGGTCCCCGTTCCGGATTCCGTCGTCGAAGAGCAGCTCGAGCAGCACTTCAAGGCCGAGAACTCCCACGGTGAAGAAGAGCACGACACCGAAGAGCACCGCGCCGAGGTCAAGGCCAACACCGCGCGTGCCTTCCAGAACGAGATCATCCTCGACGCCATCGCGGACAAGGAAGAAGTCAACGTCAGCCAGAACGAGCTGATCGACTACATCGTCAGCACCGCCAGCCAGTACGGCATGGACCCGAACCAGTTCGCCCAGATCATCGATCAGAGCGGCCAGGTCCCCATGATGGTTTCCGAGGTGCGCCGCCGCAAGGCACTGGCCGTCGTCCTGGGCAAGGCCGAGGTGACGGACTCTGAGGGCAACAAGGTTGACCTCAGCGAATTCGTCCGCCCCGGCGGCGACGAGGCTCCCGCTGAAGCGGCAACCGCCGACGAGGAAACCGCCGCCGCCACCACTGCCGAGCAAGCCGCCACGGACTCCACGCCGAGCGATGACCCGGCAGCAGTGAAGTTCTAA
- a CDS encoding DNA glycosylase, protein MPEGHSVHRLARQFGDVLAGERLAVSSPQGRFAQGATLLDGYTLTGAVAHGKHLFLDFEHGLVLHVHLGLYGAWDFGGDATFRGASSIGAPRKVGEREVYDDGEADTLMPAYAGPPAPVGAVRVRLASGHGWADLRGATTCEAITEAEAAAVVARLGPDPLRNLPGDRDGFVAGMLARRTPVAALLMDQKLIAGVGNVYRAELLFRQRLDPWLPGAALPAEAARLLWDDTVAMMSDGVRDGRIVTTPPRYWSAPDGGPGESGGGLPAPGDAHFVYRRQGLDCRDCGTTIALTELGARKLYWCPACQQG, encoded by the coding sequence GTGCCCGAAGGGCATTCGGTCCACCGGCTGGCGCGCCAGTTCGGCGACGTCCTTGCGGGGGAGCGCCTCGCGGTTTCCAGTCCGCAGGGCAGGTTCGCCCAGGGAGCGACGCTGCTGGACGGCTACACCCTCACCGGCGCCGTCGCGCATGGAAAGCATCTGTTCCTGGACTTCGAGCACGGCCTGGTGCTCCACGTCCATCTGGGCCTCTACGGCGCCTGGGACTTCGGCGGCGACGCCACCTTCCGCGGGGCCTCCAGCATCGGCGCGCCGCGCAAGGTGGGGGAGCGGGAGGTCTACGACGACGGCGAGGCTGACACCTTGATGCCCGCCTACGCCGGGCCGCCCGCGCCGGTCGGCGCCGTCCGCGTGCGGCTCGCCAGCGGCCACGGCTGGGCCGATCTCCGCGGTGCCACGACGTGTGAAGCCATCACGGAGGCGGAAGCCGCGGCCGTGGTGGCCCGGCTGGGACCGGATCCGCTGCGTAACCTTCCCGGTGACCGGGACGGCTTCGTAGCCGGGATGCTGGCCCGGCGCACGCCGGTCGCTGCGCTGCTGATGGACCAGAAACTGATTGCGGGCGTGGGGAATGTGTACCGCGCCGAACTGCTGTTCCGGCAGCGGCTGGACCCGTGGCTGCCGGGGGCGGCGCTGCCCGCCGAGGCGGCGCGGCTGCTCTGGGATGACACCGTGGCGATGATGTCCGACGGCGTCCGCGACGGCCGGATCGTCACCACTCCGCCGCGCTATTGGAGCGCGCCCGACGGCGGGCCAGGTGAGTCCGGCGGCGGGTTGCCAGCCCCGGGCGATGCCCACTTCGTCTACCGGCGGCAGGGCCTCGACTGCCGGGACTGCGGAACCACGATCGCCCTGACGGAGTTGGGGGCCCGGAAACTCTACTGGTGTCCGGCCTGCCAGCAGGGGTGA
- the pepN gene encoding aminopeptidase N — MNLTRTEARERAALIAVESYEVSLDLTRGEKVFGSTTAVKFTAKPGSSTFIDAVTHAVQSVTLNGRELDPAEVSDGVRIQLPGLAAANELLIVAEAPYMNTGEGLHRFVDPVDNEVYLYTQFEVPDARRMFAVFEQPDLKASFTFAVTAPAHWDVVSNSPTPAPVGTTPGTDGGARSVWDFAPTPRISSYVTALIAGPYQSVRSEVTSAEGRVTPLGLFARKSLMQYLDAENIFELTRQGFEFYEAQFGCPYPFEKYDQLFVPEFNAGAMENAGAVTILEGYVFRSKVTDAQVERRAITVLHELAHMWFGDLVTMRWWNDLWLNESFAEYMSHLAAVENTKFDHAWTTFASVEKSWAYRQDQLPTTHPIFAEINDLQDVEVNFDGITYAKGASVLRQLVAWVGPDEFMAGVREYFRKYAWQNTELNELMAELEKASGRDLDKWGRLWLETSGVNTLTPELSVGEDGVISSFTILQSATADQPTLRPHRLAVGFYNLNGAGKLERVHREELDVDGERTEVPALAGLARPDLVLLNDDDLAYAKVRLDPASLLTATAHLKDFSQSLPRTLVWGSAWDAARDGETPARGYVELILANIAEESDSSVILVQLRQLATTLGFYVAEEHKEATAVAAADRLWELASGAASGSDTQLQFVKSYALLARSAGQLDTVAGLLDGSLTLDGLTVDQDLRWELIASLVTGGRAGQEQIDAELEHDNTANGQNAAALATAAIPTPEAKAAAWESIVVKGDLSNALQGSAVNGFTRVLDTSLLEPYSEKYFEAVPGIVANRTHALAQQIVVGLYPAQLTTQETVDRTDKFLASLPEDSTALRRMMLENRDGVARALRARQADVG, encoded by the coding sequence ATGAACCTGACACGCACCGAAGCCCGCGAGCGCGCAGCCCTGATCGCCGTCGAATCCTATGAAGTCAGCCTGGACCTGACCCGGGGCGAGAAGGTCTTCGGCTCCACCACGGCCGTCAAGTTCACGGCAAAGCCGGGGTCCTCGACGTTTATCGACGCCGTCACCCATGCCGTGCAGAGCGTGACCCTGAACGGCCGCGAGCTGGATCCGGCCGAGGTCTCCGACGGTGTCCGCATCCAGCTGCCGGGACTCGCCGCGGCGAACGAGCTGCTGATCGTGGCCGAAGCCCCCTACATGAACACCGGCGAGGGCCTGCACCGCTTTGTGGATCCGGTGGACAACGAGGTCTACCTGTACACCCAGTTCGAGGTCCCGGACGCCCGGCGGATGTTCGCCGTCTTCGAACAGCCCGACCTCAAGGCCAGCTTCACCTTCGCCGTGACGGCGCCCGCGCATTGGGACGTCGTGTCCAATTCCCCCACCCCGGCACCGGTCGGGACCACTCCGGGTACCGACGGCGGCGCCCGCTCCGTGTGGGATTTCGCCCCTACGCCCAGGATTTCCTCCTACGTAACCGCCCTGATCGCCGGACCGTACCAGTCCGTCCGCAGCGAGGTGACCTCCGCCGAGGGCCGAGTCACGCCGCTGGGCCTCTTTGCCCGCAAGTCCCTCATGCAGTACCTCGATGCGGAGAACATCTTCGAGCTCACCCGGCAGGGCTTCGAGTTCTACGAGGCGCAGTTCGGCTGCCCTTACCCGTTCGAGAAGTACGACCAGCTGTTCGTGCCCGAGTTCAACGCCGGTGCCATGGAAAACGCCGGCGCCGTCACCATCCTGGAAGGCTACGTCTTCCGCAGCAAGGTCACGGACGCCCAGGTGGAGCGCCGCGCCATCACGGTGCTGCACGAGCTTGCGCACATGTGGTTCGGTGACCTCGTAACGATGCGCTGGTGGAACGACCTGTGGCTCAACGAGTCCTTCGCCGAGTACATGTCCCACCTTGCCGCCGTGGAGAACACGAAGTTCGACCACGCCTGGACCACCTTCGCCTCCGTGGAGAAGTCCTGGGCCTACCGGCAGGACCAGCTGCCCACCACGCACCCGATCTTCGCCGAGATCAACGACCTGCAGGACGTCGAGGTCAACTTCGACGGCATCACCTACGCCAAGGGAGCCTCGGTGCTGCGCCAGCTGGTGGCCTGGGTGGGGCCGGACGAATTCATGGCCGGCGTCCGCGAATACTTCCGCAAGTACGCCTGGCAGAACACCGAGCTCAACGAGCTGATGGCCGAGCTGGAGAAGGCCAGCGGCCGCGACCTGGACAAGTGGGGCCGGCTCTGGCTGGAAACCTCCGGCGTCAACACGCTCACGCCGGAGCTCTCTGTCGGGGAGGACGGCGTGATCAGCTCCTTCACGATCCTCCAGTCGGCAACCGCGGACCAGCCCACCCTCCGGCCGCACCGGCTCGCCGTCGGCTTCTACAACCTCAACGGCGCCGGCAAGCTGGAGCGCGTCCACCGGGAGGAGCTCGACGTCGACGGCGAGCGCACCGAGGTTCCGGCGCTGGCCGGGCTCGCGCGCCCGGACCTGGTCCTGCTCAACGACGACGACCTCGCCTACGCCAAGGTCCGCCTCGACCCGGCGTCCCTCTTGACGGCGACGGCCCACCTGAAGGACTTCAGCCAGAGCCTGCCCCGGACCCTCGTCTGGGGCTCGGCCTGGGACGCGGCCCGCGACGGCGAGACCCCGGCCCGCGGCTACGTGGAACTGATCCTTGCCAACATCGCCGAGGAGTCCGATTCCTCGGTGATCCTGGTCCAGCTCCGGCAGCTGGCCACCACGCTGGGCTTCTACGTTGCCGAGGAACACAAGGAGGCCACCGCCGTTGCCGCGGCGGACCGGCTCTGGGAGCTCGCCTCCGGCGCAGCGTCCGGCTCCGACACGCAGCTGCAGTTCGTGAAGTCCTACGCCCTGCTGGCACGCAGCGCCGGACAGCTGGACACGGTCGCCGGCCTGCTGGACGGCTCGCTGACGCTGGACGGCCTCACGGTGGACCAGGACCTGCGCTGGGAACTGATCGCCTCCCTCGTCACCGGCGGCCGCGCCGGGCAGGAACAGATCGACGCCGAGCTGGAACACGACAACACCGCCAACGGCCAGAACGCGGCGGCCCTCGCCACGGCGGCCATCCCCACCCCGGAGGCGAAGGCCGCGGCGTGGGAATCGATTGTGGTCAAGGGGGACCTGTCCAACGCCCTGCAGGGCTCGGCGGTGAACGGCTTCACCCGGGTGCTGGACACGTCCTTGCTGGAGCCCTACTCCGAGAAGTATTTCGAGGCCGTTCCGGGCATCGTGGCGAACCGCACGCACGCCCTGGCCCAGCAGATCGTCGTCGGGCTTTACCCGGCGCAGCTGACCACGCAGGAGACGGTGGACCGCACGGACAAATTCCTGGCCTCGCTGCCGGAGGACAGCACGGCGCTGCGGCGCATGATGCTCGAGAACCGCGACGGCGTGGCCCGCGCCCTGCGGGCCCGCCAGGCCGACGTCGGCTGA
- a CDS encoding mechanosensitive ion channel domain-containing protein yields the protein MYSPYSTTPITPPDISVINVPGVLISIGVGVAIWLVASFLIAGITKRVAAGTKFLKKPHFRWVAPALRALDHERRVQRAHTIGSLLNSIVGVLISVITIIYVFKNLNVDIAPLLTSVGILGVAIGFGAQQLIRDFLAGIFITIEDQYGIGDVIESSEVVGTVEAMGLRITRVRADDGTVWYLRNGEILRVGNRSQGTYIPPTEEPSDSTDAGTGRPQQAGE from the coding sequence ATGTACAGCCCGTATTCGACCACACCCATCACGCCTCCGGATATTTCGGTGATCAATGTCCCCGGTGTCCTCATCAGCATTGGGGTAGGCGTCGCCATCTGGCTCGTCGCCTCCTTCCTGATCGCCGGGATCACGAAGCGCGTCGCCGCCGGCACCAAGTTCCTCAAGAAGCCGCATTTCCGCTGGGTGGCACCGGCCCTGCGTGCCTTGGACCACGAACGCCGGGTCCAGCGGGCCCACACGATCGGTTCCCTGCTCAACAGCATTGTCGGTGTCCTGATCTCCGTCATCACCATCATCTATGTGTTCAAGAACCTGAACGTGGACATCGCCCCGCTGCTGACCAGCGTCGGAATCCTTGGTGTCGCGATCGGCTTCGGCGCCCAGCAGCTCATCCGGGACTTCCTGGCCGGCATTTTCATCACCATCGAGGACCAGTACGGGATCGGCGACGTCATCGAATCATCCGAGGTCGTCGGCACGGTCGAGGCCATGGGCCTGCGGATCACCCGGGTCAGGGCCGACGACGGCACGGTCTGGTACCTGCGCAACGGAGAAATCCTGCGCGTCGGCAACCGTTCCCAGGGCACCTATATCCCTCCCACCGAGGAACCGTCGGACAGCACCGACGCCGGCACCGGACGCCCGCAACAGGCCGGAGAATAA
- the ettA gene encoding energy-dependent translational throttle protein EttA — translation MAEFIYTMTKARKAVGEKLILDDVSMSFFPGAKIGVVGPNGAGKSTILKIMAGLDTPSNGEARLSPGYTVGILLQEPPLNEEKTVLGNVQEGVGEIYGKIQRFNEISEEMASPDADYDALLEEMGQLQEAIDAADAWDLDSQLEQAMDALRCPPPEADVTLLSGGERRRVALCKLLLQKPDLLLLDEPTNHLDAESVLWLEQHLTSYAGAVLAVTHDRYFLDHVAEWIAEVDRGHLYPYEGNYSTYLEKKRARLEVQGKKDAKQAKRLTEELEWVRSNAKGRQTKSKARLARYEEMAAEADRTRKLDFEEIQIPPGPRLGGLVLEAKNLQKGFEDRTLIDGLSFTLPRNGIVGVIGPNGVGKTTLFKTIVGLEPLDGGELKIGDSVKISYADQSRGGIDPNKNLWEVVSDGLDYIQVGHVEMPSRAYVAAFGFKGPDQQKKAGVLSGGERNRLNLALTLKQGGNLLLLDEPTNDLDVETLSSLENALLEFPGCAVVVSHDRWFLDRVATHILAYEGDEANPSKWYWFEGNFESYEENKVERLGPDAAKPHRVTHRRLTRD, via the coding sequence ATGGCGGAATTTATCTACACAATGACCAAGGCCCGCAAGGCTGTTGGCGAAAAACTTATCCTCGATGACGTGAGCATGTCCTTCTTCCCGGGGGCCAAGATTGGTGTTGTTGGCCCGAATGGTGCGGGCAAGTCCACCATTCTCAAGATCATGGCGGGCCTGGACACCCCCTCGAACGGTGAGGCCCGGCTCAGCCCCGGCTACACGGTCGGCATCCTGCTGCAGGAGCCGCCGCTGAACGAGGAAAAGACCGTCCTGGGCAACGTCCAGGAAGGCGTCGGTGAAATCTACGGGAAGATCCAGCGTTTCAACGAGATCTCCGAAGAGATGGCCAGCCCCGACGCTGACTACGACGCCCTCCTCGAAGAAATGGGCCAGCTACAGGAAGCGATCGATGCCGCCGACGCCTGGGATCTCGATTCCCAGCTCGAGCAGGCTATGGACGCCCTGCGCTGCCCGCCGCCCGAGGCCGATGTCACGCTCCTCTCCGGTGGTGAGCGCCGCCGTGTCGCGCTCTGCAAGCTGCTGCTCCAGAAGCCTGACCTGCTGCTGCTGGACGAGCCCACCAACCACCTCGACGCCGAGAGTGTGCTGTGGCTCGAGCAGCACCTCACCAGCTACGCCGGCGCCGTCCTCGCCGTGACCCACGACCGCTACTTCCTCGACCACGTGGCCGAATGGATCGCCGAAGTCGACCGCGGCCACCTGTACCCCTATGAGGGCAACTACTCCACCTACCTGGAGAAGAAGCGGGCCCGCCTGGAAGTCCAGGGCAAGAAGGACGCCAAGCAGGCCAAGCGCCTCACCGAGGAACTCGAATGGGTGCGCTCCAACGCCAAGGGCCGCCAGACCAAGTCCAAGGCCCGCCTGGCGCGCTACGAGGAAATGGCTGCCGAGGCAGACCGCACCCGCAAGCTTGACTTCGAAGAGATCCAGATCCCGCCGGGACCGCGCCTCGGCGGCCTGGTGCTGGAAGCGAAGAACCTGCAGAAGGGCTTCGAGGACCGCACCCTGATCGACGGGCTGTCCTTCACGCTGCCCCGCAACGGCATCGTCGGCGTCATCGGCCCCAACGGCGTCGGCAAGACCACGCTGTTCAAGACGATCGTCGGGCTGGAGCCCCTCGACGGCGGCGAACTGAAGATCGGCGACTCGGTCAAGATCTCCTACGCCGACCAGAGCCGCGGCGGCATCGACCCGAACAAGAACCTGTGGGAGGTTGTCTCCGACGGGCTCGACTACATCCAGGTCGGCCACGTCGAAATGCCGTCCCGCGCCTATGTCGCCGCCTTCGGATTCAAGGGCCCGGACCAGCAGAAGAAGGCCGGTGTGCTCTCCGGTGGTGAGCGGAACCGCCTGAACCTGGCCCTGACCCTGAAGCAGGGCGGAAACCTGCTGCTCCTTGACGAACCGACCAACGACCTCGACGTCGAGACGCTCAGCAGCCTGGAAAACGCCCTGCTCGAATTCCCCGGCTGCGCCGTCGTGGTCTCGCACGACCGCTGGTTCCTGGACCGGGTCGCCACCCACATCCTCGCCTACGAAGGCGACGAAGCCAACCCCTCCAAGTGGTACTGGTTCGAAGGCAACTTCGAGTCCTACGAGGAGAACAAGGTCGAGCGTCTGGGCCCGGACGCGGCCAAGCCGCACCGCGTGACCCACCGCCGCCTTACCCGCGACTGA
- a CDS encoding acyl-CoA thioesterase II — protein MTEAEAGLQGLRAQDPTSSLIELLDLGELQGARTDEDIFMGPSQKQPRHRVFGGQVLAQSLIAAMRTVEEGRSVHSMHGYFLRPGDANEPITFGVQRLRDGRSFSARQVHAYQEGKPILSMIASFQTPDEGIEHQSVMPSGIPDPESLPSTADLLGKFDHPVARHWAYERPFDIRHVAPALYVSATGDKEARNAVWMKTFGPMPDDPDVHRAALAFASDYTLLESILRKHGMSWITPGMNVASLDHAMWWHRPVRVDEWLLYVQESPSAQGARGLATGKIFNREGLHVATVAQEGMIRVPTGLPNEVAGAAASRS, from the coding sequence ATGACTGAAGCCGAAGCCGGATTGCAGGGCCTGCGTGCCCAAGACCCCACCTCCTCGCTGATCGAATTGCTCGACCTCGGAGAGCTCCAGGGCGCCCGAACCGACGAGGACATCTTCATGGGTCCTTCGCAGAAGCAGCCCCGGCATCGTGTTTTCGGCGGACAGGTCCTGGCGCAGTCGCTCATTGCCGCAATGCGCACGGTGGAAGAGGGACGCAGCGTGCACTCGATGCACGGCTACTTCCTGCGTCCGGGTGACGCCAACGAACCGATCACCTTCGGCGTCCAGCGCCTCCGTGACGGGCGCTCCTTCTCGGCGCGCCAGGTCCACGCGTACCAGGAGGGAAAGCCCATCCTGTCCATGATCGCCTCGTTCCAGACCCCCGACGAAGGCATCGAGCACCAGTCAGTGATGCCGTCCGGGATCCCCGATCCGGAGTCCCTGCCCAGCACGGCAGACCTGCTGGGCAAGTTCGACCACCCGGTGGCGAGGCATTGGGCCTATGAGCGGCCGTTCGACATCCGCCACGTCGCTCCGGCGCTGTACGTCTCGGCGACGGGTGACAAGGAAGCCCGCAACGCCGTCTGGATGAAGACCTTCGGGCCGATGCCGGATGATCCCGACGTGCACCGCGCTGCCCTGGCCTTCGCGAGCGACTACACGCTGCTCGAGTCCATCCTCCGCAAGCACGGAATGAGCTGGATCACCCCGGGAATGAACGTGGCGAGCCTGGACCACGCCATGTGGTGGCACCGGCCGGTCCGGGTGGACGAGTGGCTGCTCTACGTCCAGGAGTCCCCCAGCGCCCAGGGCGCCCGCGGGCTGGCGACCGGCAAGATCTTCAACCGGGAAGGCCTGCATGTCGCCACGGTGGCGCAGGAAGGCATGATCCGCGTCCCTACCGGTCTCCCGAACGAGGTTGCCGGAGCCGCCGCGTCAAGGTCCTGA
- a CDS encoding single-stranded DNA-binding protein, with product MSDNITVRGFVASEIRSSTTPGGVATASFRLGSTERRFDRASSTWVDGNTNWFTVQGYRQLAGNIGCSIKKGQRVIVVGRLKMRSWEKEGRIYHVAEIDAESVGHDLMWGSANFTRMVAAGNPAAAAQSATSATDDEESDAGQPPAEGEENEGAAQSHVFVDDATGEAEEVDEETGELKGMAA from the coding sequence ATGAGTGACAACATCACGGTCCGTGGCTTCGTCGCCTCGGAGATCAGGAGTTCCACGACACCCGGTGGCGTGGCCACCGCGTCGTTCCGCCTCGGTTCCACCGAGCGGCGCTTTGACCGTGCCTCCAGCACCTGGGTCGACGGAAACACGAACTGGTTCACCGTCCAGGGCTACCGGCAGTTGGCCGGAAACATCGGCTGCAGCATTAAGAAAGGCCAGCGGGTCATCGTCGTCGGGCGGCTGAAGATGCGGAGCTGGGAGAAGGAGGGCCGGATCTATCATGTGGCGGAGATCGATGCCGAGTCGGTGGGCCACGACCTCATGTGGGGTTCCGCGAATTTCACCCGCATGGTCGCTGCCGGCAACCCGGCAGCCGCCGCGCAGTCCGCAACCTCCGCCACGGACGATGAGGAAAGCGACGCCGGGCAACCGCCGGCCGAGGGGGAGGAGAACGAAGGCGCGGCGCAGTCCCACGTCTTCGTTGACGACGCCACCGGCGAGGCGGAGGAGGTCGATGAGGAAACCGGTGAACTGAAGGGGATGGCAGCCTGA